The following are from one region of the Bacteroidota bacterium genome:
- a CDS encoding glycosyltransferase family 4 protein, protein MNILIIYQGDFPEGGAGTSRIKDFCKGLQELGHHTKLMLMWASHFNDSGINTATEGNYENTPYIYINKRNTRPKSYIGKFFDTVKSLFRTNRYLIKNRKNIDVLFLYSPDIHYYIHIYMLARILSIPVVIEQTELKSSQYWQYKKSMFYYLNKFDERFSHFFAKHITVNSTRLQQYYIKSYGTERVHLLSNTIDSSRFAHIIIPTKGCIGYIGSFGVKDGLLLIIEAFAEAKKEHDFITLKLMGYCENQKNILELIKKLGIENSVELTGPLLYNEVPAQLQNCDLLLMNRIDSTYANFGFPNKLGEYMATGNPVISTDVSDVSLYFTHGEDLYIIPPNNTAALAMGIIERYDDVDKFDQMGISGKQKALALFDYKLVCTKLESVLKKAL, encoded by the coding sequence TTGAATATTTTAATTATATATCAGGGAGATTTTCCCGAGGGTGGAGCAGGTACTTCGCGTATCAAAGATTTTTGCAAAGGTCTGCAAGAACTAGGGCATCATACCAAGTTGATGCTAATGTGGGCTTCGCATTTTAATGATTCAGGAATTAATACTGCTACTGAGGGAAATTATGAAAACACCCCTTATATATATATAAACAAAAGAAATACCCGTCCCAAAAGTTATATCGGTAAATTTTTCGACACGGTTAAATCTTTGTTTCGAACCAATCGTTACCTTATAAAAAACCGCAAAAATATTGATGTATTGTTCCTGTACTCGCCCGATATACATTATTATATACATATATATATGCTCGCCCGCATACTTTCTATACCTGTGGTGATAGAGCAAACAGAACTTAAATCGTCGCAATATTGGCAATACAAAAAAAGTATGTTTTATTATTTGAATAAATTCGACGAAAGATTTTCTCATTTTTTTGCCAAACATATTACCGTAAATTCAACCCGCTTGCAGCAGTATTATATAAAAAGTTATGGAACTGAACGGGTACACCTCCTCTCCAATACCATTGATAGTTCTAGGTTTGCTCATATTATAATACCAACCAAAGGGTGTATTGGATATATAGGTTCGTTTGGGGTAAAGGATGGCTTGTTATTAATTATTGAAGCATTTGCAGAAGCAAAAAAAGAGCATGATTTTATCACTTTAAAATTGATGGGATATTGTGAAAACCAAAAAAACATTTTGGAGTTGATCAAAAAATTGGGAATTGAAAACAGTGTTGAATTAACAGGGCCGCTCCTATATAATGAGGTGCCCGCACAATTGCAAAATTGCGATTTACTATTGATGAACCGCATAGACAGTACGTATGCAAACTTTGGCTTTCCCAATAAATTGGGTGAATATATGGCTACTGGGAACCCCGTAATATCAACCGATGTAAGTGATGTGTCTTTATATTTTACACACGGGGAAGATTTATATATTATACCTCCCAATAATACAGCGGCACTAGCAATGGGAATTATAGAGCGATATGATGATGTGGATAAATTTGACCAAATGGGAATTAGCGGTAAACAAAAGGCATTGGCGTTGTTTGATTACAAATTGGTTTGCACAAAATTAGAATCTGTTCTCAAAAAAGCCCTTTAG